A genomic stretch from Juglans microcarpa x Juglans regia isolate MS1-56 chromosome 3S, Jm3101_v1.0, whole genome shotgun sequence includes:
- the LOC121258031 gene encoding V-type proton ATPase 16 kDa proteolipid subunit-like, whose product MSPFSGDETAPFFGFLGAAAALVFSCMGAAYGTAKSGVGVASMGVMRPELVMKSIVPVVMAGVLGIYGLIIAVIISTGINPKAKSYYLFDGYAHLSSGLACGLAGLSAGMAIGIVGDAGVRANAQQPKLFVGMILILIFAEALALYGLIVGIILSSRAGQSRAD is encoded by the exons TGAAACGGCACCGTTCTTCGGTTTCCTTGGCGCCGCTGCTGCTCTTGTTTTCTCCT GTATGGGAGCTGCCTATGGGACTGCAAAGAGTGGTGTTGGTGTGGCTTCAATGGGTGTGATGAGGCCTGAATTGGTGATGAAGTCCATTGTCCCGGTTGTTATGGCTGGAGTTTTGGGTATTTACGGCCTTATTATTGCCGTTATCATCAGTACCGGGATTAACCCAAAGGCCAAGTCCTATTACCTGTTTGATGGTTATGCACATCTCTCATCTGGGCTTGCTTGTGGTCTTGCTGGCCTCTCTGCTGGTATGGCGATTGGTATTGTTGGTGATGCTGGTGTTAG AGCTAATGCACAGCAGCCAAAACTTTTCGTTGGAATGATTCTTATTCTCATATTTGCCGAAGCACTTGCCCTCTATGGTCTTATTGTCGGCATTATCTTGTCTTCAAGAGCTGGCCAGTCCAGAGCAGACTAA